The following are from one region of the Actinomyces sp. oral taxon 897 genome:
- the glnA gene encoding type I glutamate--ammonia ligase yields the protein MDKQQEYVLRAIEERDIRFVRLWFTDVIGQLKSVAIAPAEVESAFEEGIGFDGSAVEGLTRVFESDMLLSPDPSTFQMLPWREEELGNRVARMFCDVLTPDGQPARTDPRAVLERQLARVADAGFTCYIHPEIEFYLLRRGEDGSLLPTDRAGYFDHVPGGTAHDFRRRAILMLEQMGISVEFSHHEGGPGQNEIDLRYADALSMADSIMTFRAVIEEVAIQEGCIATFMPKPLVGQPGSGMHTHFSLFEGDHNAFYDAGGQYQLSATGRSFIAGLLHHAREITAITNQYVNSYKRLWGGDEAPSYVSWGHNNRSALVRVPMHKPGKAQSVRVEYRSLDPAANPYLAYAVILAAGLKGIEEGYELPPEAEDDVWALTDRERDALGITPLPTSLKRALSAMSASDLVADTLGEDTFEYFVRNKRREYLAYDAQVTDFELSQFLPRG from the coding sequence ATGGACAAGCAGCAGGAGTACGTGCTCCGCGCCATCGAGGAGCGCGACATCCGCTTCGTGCGCCTGTGGTTCACCGACGTCATCGGGCAGCTGAAGTCCGTGGCCATAGCCCCCGCGGAGGTCGAGAGCGCCTTCGAGGAGGGAATCGGCTTTGACGGCAGCGCCGTGGAGGGCCTGACCCGCGTCTTCGAGTCCGACATGCTCCTGAGCCCGGACCCCTCGACCTTCCAGATGCTGCCCTGGCGGGAGGAGGAGCTGGGCAACCGGGTGGCCCGCATGTTCTGCGACGTGCTCACCCCCGACGGCCAGCCCGCCCGCACCGACCCCCGCGCCGTCCTGGAACGCCAGCTCGCGCGCGTGGCCGACGCCGGCTTCACCTGCTACATCCACCCCGAGATCGAGTTCTACCTGCTGCGCCGGGGGGAGGACGGCAGCCTCCTGCCCACCGACCGCGCCGGGTACTTCGACCACGTCCCCGGGGGCACCGCCCACGACTTCCGTCGCCGGGCCATCCTCATGCTGGAGCAGATGGGCATCTCGGTGGAGTTCAGCCACCACGAGGGCGGGCCCGGGCAGAACGAGATCGACCTGCGCTACGCCGACGCCCTGTCCATGGCCGACAGCATTATGACCTTCAGGGCCGTCATCGAGGAGGTCGCGATCCAGGAGGGCTGCATCGCCACCTTTATGCCCAAGCCGCTGGTGGGCCAGCCCGGAAGCGGCATGCACACCCACTTCTCCCTCTTCGAGGGGGACCACAACGCCTTCTACGACGCCGGCGGGCAGTACCAGCTCTCCGCCACCGGACGCTCCTTCATTGCCGGCCTGCTGCACCACGCCAGGGAGATCACGGCCATTACCAACCAGTACGTCAACTCCTACAAGCGCCTGTGGGGCGGGGACGAGGCCCCCAGCTACGTCTCCTGGGGCCACAACAACCGGTCGGCCCTGGTGCGGGTGCCCATGCACAAGCCCGGCAAGGCCCAGTCGGTGCGGGTGGAGTACCGCTCCCTGGACCCGGCCGCCAACCCCTACCTGGCCTACGCCGTCATCCTGGCCGCCGGCCTCAAGGGCATTGAGGAGGGCTACGAGCTCCCGCCCGAGGCCGAGGACGACGTGTGGGCACTGACCGACCGCGAGCGCGACGCCCTGGGCATCACCCCCCTGCCGACCTCCCTCAAGCGGGCCCTGAGCGCCATGAGCGCCTCCGACCTGGTGGCCGACACCCTGGGGGAGGACACCTTCGAGTACTTCGTGCGCAACAAGCGCCGGGAGTACCTGGCCTACGACGCCCAGGTCACCGACTTCGAGCTCTCCCAGTTCCTCCCACGCGGCTGA
- a CDS encoding zeta toxin family protein has protein sequence MTTETKRQAWADALADLFASPPGPSPTLLSVGAQPGAGKTRAIASTRRMFYPDHDFVEILGDDLRQYHPDYERLVADPDPEAMPAATADLSGWLVGQALDVNERIDSLRALARRLHAPVQVTVDLDHARALTGTQAQPLPGPRRRRSSGQERATTR, from the coding sequence ATGACCACCGAGACCAAGAGGCAGGCCTGGGCGGACGCCCTTGCCGACCTGTTCGCGTCTCCGCCCGGCCCGAGCCCGACGCTGCTGTCAGTCGGCGCTCAGCCGGGTGCGGGCAAGACCCGCGCCATTGCCTCCACCCGCCGAATGTTCTACCCCGACCACGACTTTGTCGAGATCCTGGGCGACGACCTGCGCCAGTACCACCCCGACTACGAGCGGCTGGTGGCCGACCCCGATCCCGAGGCCATGCCCGCGGCGACCGCCGACCTGTCCGGCTGGCTGGTGGGCCAGGCCCTCGACGTCAATGAGCGCATTGACTCCCTCAGGGCGCTCGCCCGCCGCCTGCACGCCCCGGTCCAGGTCACGGTCGACCTCGACCACGCCCGCGCGCTGACCGGCACGCAGGCCCAGCCGCTCCCGGGACCCCGTCGCCGACGGTCCTCTGGCCAGGAGCGGGCGACCACGCGCTGA
- a CDS encoding ATP-binding cassette domain-containing protein, with product MPAITLTDISFSFTAEPLLAGITLTVADGERACLVGPNGCGKTTLLRLVAGDLTPDSGTVKAPPLRGVPDVPDPSGSVGDYLDAATAPLRSLAARFEAAATALATRPGSALARDYDGLLAAATAAEVWDLEARTGQVLAGLGLGVLAGDPGRARLLATLSPGQCGRLALAATLLTRPIALVLDEPTNHLDDQAVAYLAATLRGWQGPVLLASHDRAFIDDVATCVLDLDTAPWQALLTASGGGSLPGVQRCAGTYTDYLEAKARARASHERVHASQQEDKRALARHRRESETVGHYGTAHHHGERTEVRMARKFYADRAASTSTRRQRNDDRRLAALAAVEVRRPRSYRLSLDLPQVPAHGGLAVLAREAHVPGRLAPVTLDLGAGEHLLVTGPNGCGKTTLLRWAATGAPPTADSTGALSVSGRIAVVPQRLPRPGDPGLGEETWGSGIGEVGAGVLHPAYWSRRVGDLSAGNQRRVQLAVAAAAAPEILIIDEPTNYLDLDTMEALEAALAAWGGTLLVASHDRWLIDHWAGRRLVLSP from the coding sequence GTGCCCGCGATCACCCTGACCGACATCAGCTTCTCCTTCACCGCTGAGCCCCTGCTCGCCGGTATCACCCTCACCGTCGCCGACGGCGAGCGGGCCTGCCTGGTCGGCCCCAACGGCTGCGGCAAGACCACCCTGCTGCGTCTGGTCGCCGGCGACCTCACCCCCGACTCCGGCACCGTCAAGGCCCCGCCGCTCCGGGGAGTCCCCGACGTGCCGGACCCGTCCGGGAGCGTCGGGGACTACCTCGACGCCGCCACCGCGCCCCTGCGCTCCCTGGCCGCCCGCTTCGAGGCCGCCGCCACCGCCCTGGCCACCCGCCCCGGCAGCGCCCTGGCCCGCGACTACGACGGGCTCCTGGCCGCCGCCACCGCCGCCGAGGTGTGGGACCTGGAGGCCCGTACCGGGCAGGTGCTCGCGGGCCTGGGGCTCGGGGTCCTGGCCGGGGATCCTGGGCGTGCTCGCCTTCTGGCCACGCTCTCACCGGGCCAGTGCGGCCGCCTCGCCCTGGCCGCCACCCTGCTCACCCGCCCCATCGCCCTGGTCCTGGACGAGCCCACCAACCACCTGGACGACCAGGCCGTCGCCTACCTGGCCGCCACCCTGCGCGGCTGGCAGGGCCCCGTCCTGCTGGCCAGCCACGACCGCGCCTTCATTGACGACGTCGCCACCTGTGTCCTGGACCTGGACACCGCCCCTTGGCAGGCGCTCCTGACCGCCTCCGGGGGCGGGAGCCTGCCCGGCGTCCAACGCTGCGCCGGCACCTACACCGACTACCTGGAGGCCAAGGCCCGCGCCCGCGCCTCCCACGAGCGCGTCCACGCCTCCCAGCAGGAGGACAAGCGCGCCCTGGCCCGCCACCGCCGCGAGTCCGAGACCGTCGGCCACTACGGCACCGCACACCACCACGGCGAGCGCACCGAGGTCAGGATGGCCAGGAAGTTCTACGCGGACCGCGCCGCCTCGACCTCGACGCGGCGTCAGCGTAACGACGACCGTCGGCTCGCCGCCCTGGCCGCCGTCGAGGTCCGCCGACCCCGCTCCTACCGCCTAAGCCTGGATCTGCCGCAGGTCCCCGCCCACGGCGGCCTGGCGGTCCTGGCCCGCGAGGCTCACGTCCCGGGGCGCCTGGCCCCGGTCACCCTCGACCTGGGTGCCGGAGAGCACCTGCTGGTCACCGGCCCCAACGGCTGCGGCAAGACCACCCTGCTGCGCTGGGCGGCCACCGGGGCGCCGCCCACCGCCGACTCCACCGGGGCGCTGAGCGTCTCCGGGCGCATCGCCGTCGTCCCCCAGCGCCTGCCGCGCCCCGGCGACCCCGGCCTGGGGGAGGAGACGTGGGGGTCGGGCATAGGCGAGGTCGGGGCCGGCGTCCTGCACCCCGCCTACTGGTCCCGGCGGGTGGGGGACCTCTCCGCGGGCAACCAGCGCCGTGTCCAGCTCGCCGTGGCGGCCGCGGCCGCCCCCGAGATCCTCATTATTGACGAGCCCACCAACTACCTGGACCTGGACACCATGGAGGCGCTGGAGGCGGCGTTGGCCGCCTGGGGCGGCACCCTGCTCGTGGCCAGCCACGACCGCTGGCTCATTGACCACTGGGCGGGGCGTCGCCTGGTCCTCAGTCCCTGA
- a CDS encoding ATP-binding cassette domain-containing protein yields the protein MLEIRGLTMRYRGGGGVGPLDLVVEAGQVAGVVGPNGAGKSTLFNLLAGVSRPQGGTVRVRTAQGAATGGRVPARLLGYLPQDVPDLPRLSALDLCVLDSCMRGLDLDAQDLRAHLQAYGCGALVRRRLDSLSRGQARRVYLAAAFLGDPPVIVLDEPTNDLDVETTLALSTWVTQAAGRGSAVLVSSHVLGFLDRICHHVTLLRDGLAAATLRAGQEDTESVYRRVFAPCQLP from the coding sequence GTGCTTGAGATCCGTGGCCTGACCATGCGCTACCGCGGTGGCGGCGGGGTCGGCCCGCTGGACCTGGTGGTGGAGGCCGGACAGGTCGCCGGCGTCGTCGGCCCCAACGGCGCGGGCAAGAGCACCCTGTTCAACCTGCTGGCAGGGGTGAGCAGGCCGCAGGGCGGCACCGTCCGCGTCCGCACGGCGCAGGGCGCCGCCACGGGCGGGCGCGTCCCCGCCCGCCTCCTGGGCTACCTGCCCCAGGACGTCCCCGACCTGCCCCGTCTGAGCGCGCTCGACCTGTGCGTCCTGGACTCCTGCATGCGCGGCCTGGACCTGGACGCCCAGGACCTGCGGGCCCACCTCCAGGCCTACGGCTGCGGCGCCCTGGTCCGGCGTCGGCTCGACTCGCTCTCCCGGGGCCAGGCCAGACGGGTCTACCTGGCGGCGGCCTTCCTGGGGGACCCGCCCGTCATCGTCCTGGACGAGCCCACCAACGACCTGGACGTGGAGACCACGCTCGCCCTGTCCACCTGGGTCACCCAGGCCGCCGGACGCGGCAGCGCGGTCCTGGTCTCCAGCCACGTCCTGGGGTTCCTGGACCGGATCTGCCACCACGTGACCCTGCTCAGGGACGGCCTGGCGGCCGCGACGCTGAGAGCCGGCCAGGAGGACACCGAGAGCGTCTACCGGAGGGTCTTCGCCCCGTGCCAGCTCCCCTAG
- a CDS encoding DUF349 domain-containing protein codes for MTEQTQPETGLDPTATSQTEPGSATTLENTESTVSTETSSGASPQTPTPQPTDTTKAPADSLPAGDQATGDAEPPAADQAAQAPATSDQAAPDQATGPADSPKDGQAKAPAPATPIDPQEAMDAAKWGRVDGEGRVYVQDGGTEREVGQFADAPIAEAMAFYVRRYLDLKSTVVLFATRLPQLSVREIDSTLKTIEESLVAPAAVGDLDGLRARFHALKAVAAERREAVAAERAAAKEQALKERTAIVERAEAISAQDPARTQWKNSGAELRELLETWKSAQRRGPRLDRPTEDALWKRFSHARTTFDRHRRQFFSELDAKQAQVKAAKEALIRRAEELQHSTDWAGTSAAYRGLMEEWKKAGRASRKEDDALWARFRAAQQVFYDARRAKDEATDAEFAENLRVKEALVAKAEALLPVKNVKAAKRALRPIQDAWEEAGRVPRGAVRRIEGRMRAVEDAIREAENAEWRRTDPETKARAEGLAGQLQDSIANLEKDLAAAQAAGDTKKVAEAEAALTARRAWLDQVLRSARA; via the coding sequence GTGACCGAGCAGACGCAGCCCGAGACCGGGCTCGATCCCACCGCCACGTCCCAGACGGAGCCCGGCTCCGCCACCACCCTTGAGAACACGGAGAGCACCGTGAGCACTGAGACCTCCTCCGGGGCAAGCCCCCAGACCCCCACCCCCCAGCCCACCGACACCACCAAGGCGCCTGCTGACAGCCTGCCGGCCGGCGACCAGGCCACCGGCGACGCCGAGCCCCCCGCCGCCGACCAGGCCGCCCAGGCACCTGCTACCTCGGACCAGGCCGCCCCGGACCAGGCCACCGGCCCGGCCGACAGCCCCAAGGACGGGCAGGCCAAGGCCCCCGCCCCCGCCACCCCCATCGACCCCCAGGAGGCGATGGACGCCGCCAAGTGGGGCCGCGTGGACGGCGAGGGGCGCGTCTACGTCCAGGACGGCGGCACCGAGCGGGAGGTCGGCCAGTTCGCCGACGCCCCCATTGCCGAGGCCATGGCCTTCTACGTCCGCCGCTACCTGGACCTGAAGTCCACGGTGGTCCTCTTCGCCACCCGCCTGCCCCAGCTCTCCGTGCGTGAGATCGACTCCACGCTCAAGACCATTGAGGAGTCCCTGGTGGCCCCGGCCGCCGTGGGCGACCTGGACGGCCTGCGCGCCCGCTTCCACGCCCTCAAGGCCGTGGCCGCCGAGCGCCGTGAGGCCGTGGCCGCCGAGAGGGCCGCCGCCAAGGAGCAGGCCCTTAAGGAGCGCACCGCGATCGTGGAGCGCGCCGAGGCCATTAGCGCCCAGGACCCCGCCCGCACCCAGTGGAAGAACTCCGGGGCCGAGCTGCGCGAGCTCCTGGAGACGTGGAAGAGCGCCCAGCGCCGCGGACCGCGCCTGGACCGCCCCACCGAGGACGCCCTGTGGAAGCGCTTCAGCCACGCCCGCACCACCTTCGACCGCCACCGCCGCCAGTTCTTCAGCGAGCTCGACGCCAAGCAGGCCCAGGTCAAGGCCGCCAAGGAGGCCCTCATCAGGCGGGCCGAGGAGCTCCAGCACTCCACGGACTGGGCGGGCACGTCCGCGGCCTACCGCGGCCTCATGGAGGAGTGGAAGAAGGCTGGACGCGCCTCGCGCAAGGAGGACGACGCCCTGTGGGCCCGCTTCCGGGCCGCCCAGCAGGTCTTCTACGACGCCCGCCGGGCCAAGGACGAGGCCACCGACGCCGAGTTCGCCGAGAACCTGCGGGTCAAGGAGGCCCTGGTGGCCAAGGCCGAGGCGCTCCTGCCGGTCAAGAACGTCAAGGCCGCCAAGCGGGCCCTGCGTCCTATCCAGGACGCCTGGGAGGAGGCCGGGCGCGTGCCGCGCGGGGCCGTGCGCCGTATCGAGGGCCGCATGCGTGCCGTCGAGGACGCCATCCGCGAGGCGGAGAACGCCGAGTGGCGCCGCACCGACCCCGAGACCAAGGCCCGCGCCGAGGGCCTGGCCGGCCAGCTCCAGGACTCCATCGCCAACCTGGAGAAGGACCTCGCGGCCGCGCAGGCCGCCGGGGACACCAAGAAGGTCGCCGAGGCCGAGGCCGCCCTGACGGCCCGCCGCGCCTGGCTCGACCAGGTCCTGCGCTCCGCCCGGGCCTGA
- a CDS encoding RelA/SpoT family protein: MTETKTLPETGGDAVVPGSRVRSRLAWFGSRGHSTPPAIEPLLRALRANHPKADTSLIVRAYEVASKAHTGQFRKSGEPYITHPVAVATILAELGMTSQTLAAALLHDTVEDTDYTLEDLRADFGDEITLLVDGVTKLDKLQYGDAAQAETVRKMIVAMSKDIRVLLIKLSDRLHNARTWKYVPAENAARKAKETLEIYAPLAHRLGMNTIKWELEDRSFKALYPGVYDTIEHMVAERSPAREEYLRQVRLQIEEELRTNKIKGMVTGRPKHYYSIYQKMIVRGKDFADIYDLVAVRVIVDTVQDCYAVLGALHSRWTPMSGRFKDYIAVPKFNLYQSLHTTVVGPGGNPVEIQIRTHEMHRMAEYGVAAHWKYKEDPNATGPSPLPGASRESSGAEMGWLRQLVDWQKETQDPADFLDSLRFEMSGGQVYVFTPKGDVLALPEGSTPVDFAYAVHTEVGHRTVGTRVNGRLVPLDTRLENGDSVEVFTSKAQGAGPSRDWLSFVRSTRARNKIRAWFSKERREEAIEEGRGAIARAMRKQNLPIQRLMSHESLMDVAKTLDKSDIDGLYAAVGQGHVSAQHVVDTLVSAMGGEAGAEETLAEAVLPTRTAPGHRRTTADSGVVVEGMEAGDVYVKLARCCTPMPGDPIIGFVTRGSGISVHRSDCQNVEQLANEPERLVNVSWASHAAVAYLVQLEVEALDRGGLLADVTRALADNHVDLVSARVSTGRDRVMTGRFVVELAAATHLDDTLAALRKIDGVYEARRCAASVRRPRETAQGA; the protein is encoded by the coding sequence ATGACGGAGACGAAGACCCTTCCGGAGACCGGTGGCGACGCCGTCGTCCCCGGCTCGCGGGTTCGTAGCCGCCTGGCCTGGTTCGGCTCCCGAGGGCACTCCACACCGCCTGCTATCGAGCCGCTCCTGCGGGCGCTGCGGGCCAACCACCCCAAGGCCGACACCAGCCTCATTGTGCGCGCCTACGAGGTGGCCAGCAAGGCGCACACGGGGCAGTTCCGCAAGTCCGGGGAGCCCTACATCACCCACCCGGTCGCCGTGGCCACCATCCTGGCCGAGCTGGGCATGACCTCCCAGACCCTGGCGGCCGCCCTCCTGCACGACACCGTGGAGGACACCGACTACACCCTGGAGGACCTGCGGGCCGACTTCGGTGACGAGATCACCCTCCTGGTGGACGGGGTCACCAAGCTCGACAAGCTCCAGTACGGGGACGCGGCCCAGGCCGAGACGGTGCGCAAGATGATCGTGGCCATGTCCAAGGACATCCGCGTGCTGCTCATTAAGCTGAGCGACCGTCTCCACAATGCCCGCACCTGGAAGTACGTCCCGGCCGAGAACGCCGCCCGCAAGGCCAAGGAGACCCTGGAGATCTACGCCCCCCTGGCCCACCGCCTGGGCATGAACACCATTAAGTGGGAGCTGGAGGACCGCTCCTTCAAGGCCCTCTACCCCGGTGTCTACGACACGATCGAGCACATGGTGGCCGAGCGCTCCCCGGCACGCGAGGAGTACCTGCGTCAGGTACGGCTCCAGATCGAGGAGGAGCTGCGCACCAACAAGATCAAGGGCATGGTCACCGGGCGCCCCAAGCACTACTACTCGATCTACCAGAAGATGATCGTGCGGGGGAAGGACTTCGCCGACATCTACGACCTCGTGGCGGTGAGGGTCATTGTGGACACCGTCCAGGACTGCTACGCCGTGCTCGGCGCGCTCCACTCGCGCTGGACCCCTATGTCGGGACGTTTCAAGGACTACATCGCGGTACCCAAGTTCAACCTCTACCAGTCCCTCCACACCACCGTGGTGGGACCGGGCGGCAACCCGGTGGAGATCCAGATACGCACCCACGAGATGCACCGTATGGCCGAGTACGGGGTGGCCGCCCACTGGAAGTACAAGGAGGACCCCAACGCCACCGGCCCCTCCCCGCTGCCAGGGGCCTCGAGGGAGTCCTCCGGGGCCGAGATGGGTTGGCTGCGCCAGCTCGTGGACTGGCAGAAGGAGACCCAGGACCCGGCCGACTTCCTGGACTCCCTGCGTTTTGAGATGTCCGGTGGCCAGGTCTACGTCTTTACCCCCAAGGGCGACGTCCTGGCCCTGCCGGAGGGGTCGACGCCGGTGGACTTCGCCTACGCGGTCCACACCGAGGTGGGCCACCGCACCGTGGGCACACGGGTCAACGGCCGCCTGGTGCCCCTGGACACCCGCCTGGAGAACGGTGACTCCGTGGAGGTCTTCACCTCCAAGGCCCAGGGGGCGGGCCCCAGCCGGGACTGGCTGTCCTTCGTCCGCTCCACCCGGGCCCGCAACAAGATCCGGGCGTGGTTCTCCAAGGAGCGCCGTGAAGAGGCCATTGAGGAGGGCCGGGGCGCGATCGCGCGGGCCATGCGCAAGCAGAACCTGCCCATTCAGCGCCTCATGAGCCACGAGTCCCTCATGGACGTGGCCAAGACCCTGGACAAGTCCGACATCGACGGCCTCTACGCCGCCGTCGGGCAGGGCCACGTCTCCGCCCAGCACGTGGTGGACACCCTGGTGTCCGCCATGGGCGGGGAGGCGGGTGCCGAGGAGACCCTGGCTGAGGCGGTCCTGCCCACCAGGACCGCGCCGGGCCACCGGCGCACCACCGCCGACTCCGGCGTCGTGGTGGAGGGCATGGAGGCGGGGGACGTCTACGTCAAGCTCGCACGCTGCTGTACCCCCATGCCCGGGGACCCCATTATCGGCTTCGTCACCCGCGGCTCGGGTATTAGCGTCCACCGTTCCGACTGCCAGAACGTCGAGCAGCTCGCCAACGAGCCCGAGCGCCTGGTCAACGTCTCCTGGGCCTCCCACGCCGCCGTGGCCTACCTGGTGCAGCTGGAGGTCGAGGCCCTGGACCGGGGCGGCCTGCTGGCCGACGTGACGCGCGCCCTGGCGGACAACCACGTCGACCTCGTGAGCGCCAGGGTCTCCACCGGGCGCGACCGGGTCATGACCGGGCGCTTCGTGGTGGAGCTGGCGGCCGCCACCCACCTGGACGACACGCTGGCCGCCCTGCGCAAGATCGACGGCGTCTACGAGGCGCGGCGCTGCGCGGCCTCGGTGAGGCGTCCGCGCGAGACCGCCCAGGGCGCCTGA
- a CDS encoding adenine phosphoribosyltransferase — MSPQSSPSIPAGLTELVLDHLREIPDFPEPGVLFRDITPLLADGRAFAALIDGLAAHYRGRVDAVAGLESRGFVLAAPLAVNLGIGMLTVRKGGKLPGPVIGMDYALEYGTARMELRPDSVVGGSRVLVIDDVLATGGTAAASVALIEQAGGRVESVCMLMELSGLGGRDRLRGREVESVVIF; from the coding sequence ATGAGCCCGCAGTCCTCACCCAGTATCCCCGCGGGCCTGACCGAGCTGGTCCTGGACCACCTGCGGGAGATCCCGGACTTCCCCGAGCCCGGGGTCCTCTTCCGCGACATCACCCCGCTGCTGGCTGACGGCCGGGCCTTCGCCGCCCTCATTGACGGCCTCGCCGCCCACTACAGGGGGCGCGTCGACGCCGTGGCCGGGCTGGAGTCACGCGGCTTCGTCCTGGCCGCCCCCCTGGCCGTGAACCTGGGGATCGGCATGCTCACCGTGCGCAAGGGCGGCAAGCTCCCCGGCCCGGTCATCGGCATGGACTACGCCCTGGAGTACGGCACGGCGCGTATGGAGCTGCGCCCGGACTCGGTGGTGGGGGGCAGCCGTGTCCTGGTGATCGACGACGTCCTGGCCACCGGGGGCACCGCCGCGGCCTCGGTGGCCCTCATTGAGCAGGCCGGTGGGCGGGTGGAGTCCGTCTGCATGCTCATGGAGCTCAGCGGCCTGGGCGGTCGGGACAGGCTCAGGGGGCGCGAGGTGGAGTCCGTCGTCATCTTCTGA
- the secF gene encoding protein translocase subunit SecF, with protein MKSLAVLGNELYSGRASIPFVPRRRLWYCVAGAAIVVSVLLVGLVGLNPGIDFKGGSEVTVTGVANPTEGPANDVLKEQGLSDGASVTTMGSSSVRVQTTELDKTRLETLSAELGKAYGVDGADVSATTIGPTWSSDVTAKALRGLVIFFLLVGALIWAYFRTWKMAVAALAALVHDIIMTVGIYALSGFEVTPATIIGVLTILGYSLYDTVVVFDKIRENTANYESQTRSTYAELANLAVNQTFVRSVNTSVVGVLPVASLLFVGAFILGAGTLRDIALTLFIGMIAGTLSSIFLATPMLVDLRSREKGVREQARRVAETRQDRLEEAGDDEEARAAVLAAPAAAPSTPGHHLGQGAQPRRRRRRS; from the coding sequence GTGAAGTCCCTCGCCGTGCTCGGTAACGAGCTCTACTCCGGAAGGGCCTCCATCCCCTTCGTGCCCAGGCGGCGCCTGTGGTACTGCGTCGCGGGGGCGGCCATCGTGGTCTCCGTGCTGCTGGTGGGGCTGGTCGGCCTCAACCCGGGCATCGACTTCAAGGGCGGCTCGGAGGTGACCGTCACCGGCGTCGCGAACCCCACCGAGGGCCCGGCCAACGACGTCCTCAAGGAGCAGGGCCTGTCCGACGGCGCCTCGGTGACCACCATGGGCTCCTCCTCGGTGCGGGTGCAGACCACCGAGCTGGACAAGACCCGCCTGGAGACCCTCAGCGCCGAGCTGGGCAAGGCCTACGGGGTGGACGGCGCGGACGTCTCGGCCACGACCATCGGCCCGACCTGGTCCTCGGACGTCACCGCCAAGGCGCTGCGCGGCCTGGTCATCTTCTTCCTCCTGGTGGGCGCCCTCATCTGGGCCTACTTCAGGACCTGGAAGATGGCGGTGGCGGCCCTGGCGGCCCTGGTCCACGACATTATTATGACGGTGGGCATCTACGCCCTGAGCGGTTTCGAGGTCACACCGGCCACCATTATCGGGGTGCTCACGATCCTGGGGTACTCCCTGTACGACACGGTCGTGGTCTTCGACAAGATCCGGGAGAACACCGCCAACTACGAGTCCCAGACCCGTTCGACCTACGCCGAGCTGGCCAACCTCGCCGTCAACCAGACCTTTGTCCGCTCGGTCAACACCTCGGTGGTCGGCGTCCTGCCCGTGGCCAGCCTGCTCTTCGTGGGCGCCTTCATCCTGGGCGCCGGCACGCTGCGCGACATCGCCCTGACCCTGTTCATCGGCATGATCGCCGGGACGCTGTCCTCCATCTTCCTGGCCACCCCCATGCTCGTCGACCTGCGCAGCCGGGAGAAGGGGGTACGGGAGCAGGCCAGGCGCGTGGCCGAGACCCGGCAGGACCGCCTGGAGGAGGCCGGGGACGACGAGGAGGCGCGCGCCGCCGTCCTGGCCGCCCCCGCGGCCGCCCCCAGCACACCCGGGCACCACCTCGGCCAGGGAGCCCAGCCCAGGAGAAGGAGGAGGCGCTCATGA